In the genome of Helicovermis profundi, the window AATCATTTTCTTTTCCCGCTTTTATATCATGAAATCTATCACCTATCATAACCATATCCATCTTATACTTTGACATAACTTTTTTAATAATATCTTCTTTAGGAATATTATTAAATCTTTCAGCAGTAAGATAATCATCAAAGTAGTCTTGAAGTTTAAAATTTATAATAGAAAAATCTTTGTAACTTTCAGTGCAATTACTTAAAAATAATAGAGTATAACCTTTTTCTTTTAAATATTTTAAAGTGTCGATTGACTCATCAAAAAGCGATGCTTCACCTTTTTCAACTAATTTATCCATAGTAGAACCAATAATCTTACTGGCCTTTTTTTGTATACTTTCAGGCAAATTTGGCATAAAAGTATTCCACATATCTTTTTCATTGTAGCCAAGCCACATAGCAACTTCTTGGCTTGAAAATTCTTTTTCATCAGCATAACCATTTTCAACTAGGTACTTATAACCTTCTTTAAAAGCAGGAATATATACTTTTTTACCATTATGAAGAGTTCCATCAAAATCGAAAAATATTGTTTTTATATTTTTAAACATAATACCACCTTATATTTGACTTAGTAAGTTCACCATCTCTATAGCTGTTAGAGCAGCATCACTTCCCTTATTTCCAGCTTTTGTACCTGCTCTTTCGATAGCCTGTTCAATTGAATCTGTCGTTAAAACTCCAAATATGACTGGAATTCCAGTATCATTTGATACCGAAGCAATTCCTTTTGCTAGCTGAGATGAAACGTATTCAAAATGAGACGTTGCACCTCTAATAACTGCACCAAGACAAATTATACTATCATATTTACCACTAGTAGCAAGTTTTTTTGCAACTAAAGGAATTTCGAATGCTCCAGGCACCCATATTATTTCAATTTCTTCATCTTTTGCACCGTGACGAATAAGTGTATCCTTTGCACCAGAGAGCAATTTACTTCCGATAAATT includes:
- the ribE gene encoding 6,7-dimethyl-8-ribityllumazine synthase; amino-acid sequence: MKVLEGKLVSDGKKYGIIVARFNEFIGSKLLSGAKDTLIRHGAKDEEIEIIWVPGAFEIPLVAKKLATSGKYDSIICLGAVIRGATSHFEYVSSQLAKGIASVSNDTGIPVIFGVLTTDSIEQAIERAGTKAGNKGSDAALTAIEMVNLLSQI
- a CDS encoding HAD family hydrolase → MFKNIKTIFFDFDGTLHNGKKVYIPAFKEGYKYLVENGYADEKEFSSQEVAMWLGYNEKDMWNTFMPNLPESIQKKASKIIGSTMDKLVEKGEASLFDESIDTLKYLKEKGYTLLFLSNCTESYKDFSIINFKLQDYFDDYLTAERFNNIPKEDIIKKVMSKYKMDMVMIGDRFHDIKAGKENDLYTIGCSYGYGSKDELKEADTIIASIGELKNIL